In Desulforamulus hydrothermalis Lam5 = DSM 18033, a genomic segment contains:
- a CDS encoding HPr family phosphocarrier protein, translating to MVKKEVTIINETGLHARPAQLFTQKASEFQSSIKVIKEDGAAGDAKSILGMMSLGLTKGTKITIEANGEDEAQAVAALVELVEQGFGEV from the coding sequence GTGGTAAAGAAGGAAGTAACGATTATCAATGAAACCGGTTTACATGCCCGTCCGGCCCAACTTTTCACTCAAAAAGCCAGTGAATTTCAGTCCTCAATTAAAGTAATAAAAGAGGACGGAGCGGCAGGAGATGCTAAAAGCATTCTGGGCATGATGAGTCTTGGTCTTACCAAAGGAACAAAGATAACCATTGAGGCCAATGGTGAAGATGAGGCGCAGGCAGTAGCTGCATTGGTGGAACTGGTGGAACAAGGATTTGGTGAAGTCTGA
- a CDS encoding PTS sugar transporter subunit IIA, with amino-acid sequence MKLAGIINKETIQLSLAVSNKQECIAKMVEQMVKTGAVTNQEDYIQTVLEREQKGTTGVGFGVAIPHGKSAGVVRPALGFAKLAQPVDWQSLDGQPVSLVFLIAVPAAQAGNEHLQILAAIARQLMHQEFRNRLYEAKSPEEVMQALETI; translated from the coding sequence ATGAAGTTAGCAGGCATTATAAACAAAGAAACCATCCAACTTTCCCTTGCTGTATCAAACAAACAAGAATGTATTGCCAAAATGGTTGAACAGATGGTTAAAACAGGTGCGGTAACCAACCAAGAAGACTATATCCAAACGGTTTTGGAACGTGAGCAAAAGGGAACCACCGGAGTAGGTTTTGGTGTAGCCATTCCCCATGGTAAATCCGCCGGCGTTGTCAGACCTGCTTTGGGTTTTGCTAAACTGGCCCAGCCGGTAGATTGGCAATCTTTAGACGGCCAGCCGGTATCCCTGGTATTTTTAATCGCCGTTCCGGCGGCGCAGGCAGGCAATGAGCACCTACAGATATTGGCTGCTATTGCCAGACAGCTTATGCACCAAGAATTTCGCAACCGGCTCTATGAAGCAAAGTCTCCGGAAGAAGTTATGCAGGCATTAGAAACCATTTAA
- a CDS encoding PTS fructose transporter subunit IIC, protein MKKILAVTACPTGIAHTYMAAEALQKAAEQKNIECKVETRGAVGVENGLTEDDIAGAHAIIIAADTDADEGRFVGKPIVKASVGEAIKNPDKLLEEALNKKPVAQDYVAAVEKTKAERTAQRTGAYKHLMNGVSFMIPLVAAGGLIIAISFIFGIEAFKQQGTLAAALMDIGGGAAFALMVPVLAGYIAFSVAEKPGLAPGLVGGMLASKIGAGFLGGIIAGFIAGYIALWLKQTIKLPRNLEGLKPILIIPFFATLVTGLLIIYVIGGPVKSIMDGLTHWLSGLTGTNAVFLGLLLGAMMAFDMGGPVNKAAYTFGVGLLGSGIYEPMAAIMAAGMTPPLGLWLATLLAPKKYTVEEREAGKAAAALGISFITEGAIPFAAADPVRVIPAIMAGSAVTGALSMMFGATLRAPHGGIFVLPIPHAVGNLGLYVMAIAVGTVVTALLVNILKRNA, encoded by the coding sequence ATGAAAAAGATTTTGGCTGTTACAGCATGTCCCACCGGCATTGCCCACACTTATATGGCAGCAGAGGCTTTGCAGAAGGCGGCCGAACAAAAAAATATTGAGTGTAAGGTTGAAACCCGCGGTGCTGTTGGGGTTGAAAATGGCTTAACAGAGGACGATATAGCCGGCGCCCATGCCATCATCATAGCAGCGGATACCGATGCTGATGAAGGACGCTTTGTTGGCAAGCCCATCGTAAAAGCTTCTGTTGGGGAAGCTATTAAAAACCCGGACAAGCTTCTTGAAGAGGCCTTAAATAAAAAACCGGTCGCCCAAGACTATGTTGCTGCGGTGGAAAAAACTAAAGCTGAGCGAACCGCGCAACGTACCGGCGCTTACAAACACTTAATGAACGGGGTTTCTTTTATGATTCCTCTGGTGGCCGCCGGTGGATTAATTATTGCTATTTCCTTTATTTTTGGCATTGAAGCATTTAAACAACAGGGTACCTTGGCTGCCGCTTTGATGGATATCGGGGGCGGCGCCGCCTTTGCCCTGATGGTACCTGTACTGGCCGGTTATATTGCTTTTTCCGTTGCAGAAAAGCCTGGTCTTGCCCCTGGTTTAGTCGGCGGAATGCTGGCCTCAAAAATAGGAGCCGGCTTCCTGGGCGGCATAATTGCCGGTTTTATTGCCGGATACATTGCCTTATGGTTAAAGCAAACAATTAAGCTGCCCAGAAACCTTGAAGGATTAAAGCCAATTTTAATCATTCCCTTTTTTGCCACCCTGGTAACCGGTCTTCTCATTATCTATGTTATCGGCGGGCCTGTGAAGTCTATTATGGATGGTCTGACTCACTGGTTGTCCGGGTTAACCGGCACCAATGCAGTTTTCTTAGGGCTTCTTTTAGGCGCCATGATGGCCTTTGATATGGGAGGACCGGTTAACAAGGCAGCTTATACTTTTGGTGTGGGACTTTTAGGTAGCGGCATTTACGAACCAATGGCTGCAATAATGGCTGCAGGTATGACACCTCCTTTAGGTCTCTGGCTGGCAACGCTGCTTGCGCCCAAAAAATATACTGTTGAAGAAAGGGAAGCAGGCAAAGCAGCTGCCGCCTTAGGTATCTCATTTATTACAGAGGGAGCAATTCCTTTTGCAGCAGCCGATCCTGTTCGGGTTATTCCTGCTATTATGGCCGGCTCTGCCGTTACAGGTGCTCTTTCAATGATGTTTGGTGCCACCTTGCGTGCCCCCCATGGCGGAATTTTTGTACTGCCAATTCCCCATGCAGTAGGAAACCTTGGTCTGTATGTTATGGCCATTGCTGTGGGGACGGTGGTTACCGCCCTGCTGGTTAATATATTGAAACGTAATGCGTAA
- the pfkB gene encoding 1-phosphofructokinase, translated as MQSKVVTVTLNPALDKTITIPQLEVGGLNRVEQVRLDPGGKGINVAKVLKKFSVDVIATGFLGSEGEFLQRSLQKLGIKTDFINVPGVTRTNLKIVDNQTKFTTEINELGFVVLDEHLASFRKKLRHLLQNTAVLVLGGSLPRGVPPTIYADYISLAREYNVKTILDADGLALEEGIKACPFAVKPNVHELAGLMGRPLTTEKEIVAAGQELIKAGITIVVISRGSEGTIAMAKDEAYIVTPFSIIPQSTVGAGDSMVAAMAYAILQNKSLVETARLATVAGTVTASKPGTEVCSLNEVQLQLNKVQATWIEP; from the coding sequence ATGCAGTCTAAAGTCGTAACAGTTACATTAAACCCTGCACTCGATAAAACCATCACGATTCCTCAGTTGGAAGTTGGTGGCTTAAATCGTGTGGAACAAGTACGATTAGATCCCGGGGGGAAAGGTATTAATGTAGCCAAGGTACTAAAAAAATTTTCTGTTGATGTAATTGCTACAGGTTTTCTTGGTTCCGAAGGGGAGTTTTTGCAAAGAAGTTTGCAAAAACTGGGAATTAAAACAGACTTTATCAATGTTCCTGGCGTCACCCGTACCAACTTAAAAATTGTTGACAACCAAACCAAATTTACAACTGAAATAAATGAGCTTGGTTTTGTGGTATTGGATGAACATTTAGCAAGTTTCCGTAAAAAACTGCGGCATCTTTTGCAAAATACAGCCGTCCTGGTGTTGGGCGGCAGTTTGCCCCGGGGGGTACCGCCAACCATCTACGCTGATTATATTAGTTTGGCCAGAGAGTATAATGTAAAAACCATTCTCGATGCGGATGGTTTGGCGTTGGAGGAAGGCATTAAAGCATGTCCTTTTGCCGTAAAGCCCAATGTACATGAATTAGCAGGGTTAATGGGACGCCCCCTGACAACAGAAAAGGAAATCGTAGCTGCCGGCCAGGAGTTAATCAAAGCAGGAATCACCATCGTGGTTATTTCCCGGGGCAGTGAAGGGACCATTGCAATGGCAAAAGATGAAGCTTATATCGTAACCCCTTTTTCCATTATTCCCCAAAGTACGGTGGGAGCAGGAGATTCAATGGTTGCTGCCATGGCCTACGCCATATTGCAAAATAAAAGCCTGGTAGAAACAGCACGACTGGCTACCGTAGCAGGAACGGTTACAGCTTCCAAACCCGGCACCGAAGTCTGTTCCCTGAACGAAGTGCAATTACAATTAAATAAGGTACAAGCTACATGGATTGAACCTTAG
- a CDS encoding DeoR/GlpR family DNA-binding transcription regulator, giving the protein MRKSLYSEERKKQILDYIQKNGKASVQELTEVFRVSESTIRRDLKELEDAKLLKRAHGGALSLQNVNFEPSFGEKKVILSREKQAIAKKAAELIEEGETILLDAGTTTFELAGQLMKFSNLTVITNDINISRELLPHPGIEVMVIGGMLRKATHAMVGPVAEQALNMVRVDKLFLAINGFDLAAGLTTPNLIEAATKRKMIKIAKQVILLADHSKVGKVTQARVADITEIHQVILDHAVDDDFIKQLKTTGITVHLVRP; this is encoded by the coding sequence GTGAGAAAATCTTTGTACAGTGAAGAAAGAAAAAAACAGATACTGGATTATATTCAAAAAAACGGCAAAGCATCTGTGCAGGAACTGACAGAAGTTTTCCGAGTATCCGAATCAACCATTCGGCGTGATTTAAAAGAATTGGAAGACGCTAAGTTGTTAAAAAGGGCGCATGGCGGGGCCTTGTCGTTGCAAAATGTAAATTTTGAACCATCTTTTGGTGAGAAAAAAGTAATTTTGTCCAGGGAAAAACAAGCGATTGCCAAGAAAGCGGCTGAGTTGATTGAAGAGGGAGAAACTATTTTATTGGATGCCGGAACAACCACCTTTGAACTGGCCGGACAATTAATGAAATTTTCTAACTTAACGGTCATAACAAATGATATTAATATTTCTCGTGAATTGTTGCCTCATCCTGGGATTGAAGTAATGGTAATAGGAGGGATGCTCAGAAAAGCAACTCATGCTATGGTAGGACCGGTGGCAGAGCAAGCCTTGAATATGGTTAGGGTGGACAAACTGTTTTTAGCGATTAATGGATTTGATTTGGCAGCCGGTTTGACAACTCCTAATTTAATAGAGGCAGCCACCAAAAGAAAAATGATTAAAATTGCTAAACAAGTTATTTTATTGGCAGACCATAGCAAGGTAGGGAAGGTAACGCAGGCCAGAGTTGCTGATATTACAGAAATTCATCAAGTCATATTGGACCATGCCGTTGATGATGATTTTATTAAGCAGCTTAAAACAACGGGCATTACTGTTCACCTTGTCCGCCCATAG
- a CDS encoding MFS transporter: MEKDAALKKYTLLTACGASFLTPFMGSAVNLAIPSIGKEFNSSALLLSWVATSYILASAAFLVPFGRLADIVGRKKIFMLGVLGFWLSSVLCGFARSVEALIAFRVIQGIGSAMIFGTGMAILTSVFPPQERGKVLGINVATVYTGLSLGPVLGGVLNHHFGWPSIFYFTSLIALSVFFLTVTKLSGEWAGAREERYDFLGAALYALGLVALMYGISAVATSPWAKYILLFGFVVLLVFVRYELRVKHPVLNLSLFKHNTVFAFSNLAAFINYSATFAVGFLLSLYFQVVLGFNSQITGFILLSQPVIMALLSPFAGSLSDRKDPRIVSSWGMTLTTVGLFIFCFLDRNTPLWLIIMNLLLLGTGFALFSSPNTNSVMGSVEKRFYGIASSALGTMRLTGQAVSMAIVTLLLALYVGNVKLSQAPADLLVKGTKTTFIVFALLCFMGIFASLARGKKPAGLQKAPPYK, encoded by the coding sequence ATGGAAAAAGACGCTGCTTTAAAAAAATATACGTTACTGACAGCCTGCGGGGCTTCTTTTTTAACACCCTTTATGGGCAGCGCCGTTAATCTGGCTATCCCTTCCATTGGCAAGGAATTTAACAGCAGCGCATTGCTGCTGAGTTGGGTTGCTACCAGTTATATTCTGGCCTCAGCAGCTTTTTTAGTACCCTTTGGCCGATTGGCGGACATCGTTGGCCGTAAGAAAATTTTTATGCTGGGGGTTTTAGGCTTTTGGCTTTCCTCTGTTTTATGTGGTTTTGCCCGCTCGGTAGAGGCCTTAATTGCCTTCCGGGTTATCCAGGGGATTGGCAGTGCCATGATTTTCGGTACCGGTATGGCCATCTTAACCTCTGTCTTTCCACCACAGGAAAGAGGGAAAGTCCTGGGCATTAATGTGGCCACCGTTTATACCGGCCTTTCCCTGGGACCTGTTTTGGGCGGCGTCTTGAACCATCACTTTGGCTGGCCTTCTATTTTTTACTTTACTTCGTTGATTGCTTTGTCGGTATTCTTCCTGACTGTAACAAAACTGTCCGGCGAATGGGCAGGTGCCCGGGAAGAAAGATACGATTTTCTCGGCGCAGCACTGTATGCCCTGGGGCTGGTAGCTTTAATGTACGGTATCTCTGCGGTGGCTACCTCGCCTTGGGCTAAGTACATTTTATTGTTTGGCTTTGTTGTTCTGCTGGTTTTTGTCCGTTACGAATTACGAGTAAAACACCCTGTATTAAATTTAAGCCTGTTTAAACATAATACAGTTTTTGCTTTTTCTAATCTGGCTGCCTTTATAAATTATTCTGCCACCTTCGCCGTAGGTTTTTTGCTTTCTCTTTATTTTCAAGTGGTACTGGGTTTTAACTCGCAAATAACCGGCTTTATCTTGCTCTCCCAGCCGGTCATTATGGCACTGTTGTCTCCCTTTGCCGGCAGCCTTTCCGACCGCAAAGACCCACGGATTGTTTCTTCCTGGGGAATGACTTTAACCACTGTGGGACTGTTCATTTTTTGTTTCTTAGATAGAAATACTCCTTTGTGGTTAATCATTATGAATTTGCTGCTTTTAGGCACAGGTTTTGCTTTGTTCTCGTCACCAAATACCAATTCGGTGATGGGTTCGGTAGAAAAACGTTTTTATGGTATAGCTTCTTCTGCTCTGGGAACCATGCGCCTTACAGGCCAAGCTGTCAGTATGGCCATTGTTACCTTATTATTGGCCCTTTATGTGGGCAATGTTAAACTTAGCCAGGCACCGGCTGATCTGCTGGTTAAAGGAACTAAAACTACGTTTATTGTATTTGCTTTGCTTTGTTTTATGGGTATATTTGCCTCGTTGGCCAGGGGTAAAAAACCTGCCGGCTTGCAAAAAGCCCCTCCTTATAAATAG
- a CDS encoding aldehyde ferredoxin oxidoreductase N-terminal domain-containing protein, with protein sequence MAGKHTIKVLDIDLTTEKVEIIRREDLAPFIGGIGVAAKLFAELVQPDKDPLDPGQPIIFANGPLSTIFPVVTKTVAVFRSPLTGEWGESYAGMRLALAMRLSGYQAIIIRGKAARPVYLSISNYGVRFQSAAALWGLTVSETGSILRDLEPGRGHRSCIRIGPAGEQGVRFANVNVDTYRHFGRLGLGALFGSKNLKAMVVYGEREEKIENFSKYNQVYKEIYNKAVTTDIMDKYHGLGTAINVSGLNHLNGLPTRNLQQSSFEHGEAISGESFAAQSLVRKMACAGCPVGCIHIGLHRREFGPGYDFESKYLSYDHELIFALGSFLGMSTQDKIYRLIDEVEELGLDAISAGVLLGWITEACRRGVISEEQLGVKPEFDQTEPYLEILRKIIQQPNELYQTLALGTYAAAQRYGGQSYAMTLGKNEIAGYHTGYANILGQAVGARHSHLDNAGYAVDQKLKDKSPAEKVEALIKEEKWRNVLNCLTICLFAREIYQTDTVIKALAAIGISVTADDLEKLGQTIFEIKNKTRGLLGYQLNDLHTPERFFETTSLSGDLTRQQFNEMLKLYQKQIGLA encoded by the coding sequence ATGGCAGGTAAACACACCATTAAAGTACTGGATATTGATTTAACAACTGAAAAGGTGGAAATTATCCGCCGGGAAGATTTGGCTCCTTTTATCGGCGGCATTGGGGTGGCTGCCAAATTGTTTGCCGAACTGGTACAGCCGGATAAAGACCCGCTGGACCCCGGTCAGCCCATTATTTTTGCTAACGGGCCCCTGTCAACCATCTTCCCGGTGGTGACCAAAACAGTGGCGGTATTCCGTTCACCTTTAACCGGTGAGTGGGGAGAAAGCTATGCCGGCATGCGTCTGGCACTGGCTATGCGCCTAAGCGGTTATCAGGCCATCATTATCAGAGGCAAAGCTGCCCGGCCTGTTTATCTTTCTATTAGTAATTACGGTGTGCGTTTTCAAAGTGCTGCTGCCCTGTGGGGACTGACGGTATCCGAAACCGGCAGCATCTTAAGGGATTTAGAACCCGGGCGGGGTCACCGCAGCTGCATTCGCATTGGACCGGCGGGAGAACAAGGGGTTCGCTTTGCCAATGTTAATGTGGATACTTACCGCCACTTTGGCCGATTAGGCCTGGGGGCGTTATTTGGGTCTAAAAATTTAAAAGCGATGGTTGTCTACGGCGAGAGAGAGGAAAAAATAGAAAACTTTAGCAAATATAACCAGGTTTATAAAGAAATATACAACAAAGCTGTTACCACCGACATCATGGATAAATACCATGGACTGGGTACCGCCATTAATGTAAGTGGTCTTAATCATTTAAACGGGTTGCCCACCCGCAACTTACAGCAAAGTTCCTTTGAACACGGGGAAGCCATTAGCGGGGAAAGTTTTGCGGCACAAAGTTTGGTGCGCAAAATGGCCTGTGCAGGTTGTCCGGTAGGTTGCATCCATATAGGTTTACACAGACGGGAATTTGGTCCTGGTTACGACTTTGAGTCTAAATATCTTTCCTATGACCATGAGTTGATTTTTGCTCTGGGCTCTTTCCTGGGCATGTCCACCCAGGATAAAATTTACCGGCTGATCGACGAGGTGGAAGAACTGGGGCTGGATGCCATCAGTGCCGGTGTACTGCTGGGTTGGATTACCGAGGCCTGCCGGCGGGGTGTTATCAGTGAAGAACAACTGGGGGTTAAACCGGAGTTTGATCAAACAGAGCCCTATCTGGAAATATTAAGAAAAATAATTCAACAACCCAATGAATTATACCAAACTTTGGCCCTGGGCACCTATGCTGCAGCCCAAAGATACGGCGGTCAGTCTTATGCCATGACTTTGGGCAAAAACGAGATTGCCGGCTACCATACAGGTTATGCCAACATTTTAGGCCAGGCAGTAGGGGCCCGGCACAGCCACCTGGATAACGCCGGTTATGCGGTGGACCAAAAATTAAAAGATAAATCGCCGGCGGAAAAGGTGGAAGCACTGATCAAAGAAGAAAAATGGCGCAATGTATTAAACTGTCTTACTATTTGTTTGTTTGCCCGGGAAATTTACCAGACGGATACGGTTATTAAAGCCCTGGCTGCCATTGGCATTTCAGTGACGGCGGATGACCTGGAGAAACTGGGCCAAACAATTTTTGAGATAAAAAACAAGACCCGCGGTCTGCTGGGGTATCAACTTAATGATTTGCATACGCCCGAACGTTTTTTTGAAACTACCAGCTTGAGCGGCGATCTTACAAGACAACAATTTAATGAAATGCTTAAACTTTACCAAAAACAAATAGGATTAGCATAA
- a CDS encoding 4Fe-4S dicluster domain-containing protein, translating into MAKILHAKYMAKCIGCYSCMLACARVTKHSFSLAKSAIQIRTAGGLQSRFLADICRGCEDPACAQACHYGALLPRAGGGVKFIPDKCIGCQDCVEACVVKTIRFDQESNKPVICIQCGTCTRFCPHRVITMEERENGR; encoded by the coding sequence ATGGCAAAAATACTTCACGCAAAATACATGGCCAAATGCATAGGATGTTATTCCTGTATGCTGGCTTGTGCAAGAGTTACCAAGCACAGTTTCTCTCTTGCTAAATCCGCCATTCAAATCCGGACGGCCGGTGGTTTGCAAAGCCGTTTTTTGGCTGATATCTGCCGGGGCTGTGAGGATCCTGCTTGCGCCCAAGCATGCCACTATGGGGCGTTGTTACCGCGGGCGGGCGGTGGAGTAAAATTTATTCCTGACAAATGTATAGGGTGTCAGGACTGCGTGGAAGCTTGCGTGGTAAAAACCATCCGGTTTGATCAAGAAAGCAACAAACCGGTGATTTGTATCCAGTGCGGCACTTGTACACGTTTTTGTCCCCACCGGGTTATCACAATGGAGGAGAGAGAAAATGGCAGGTAA
- the asnS gene encoding asparagine--tRNA ligase produces MQGVLIKHLGKHVGEEVTIQGWLYNKRSSGKIQFLIVRDGTGLVQGVLVKKEAPELFDLAKTITQESSIKVKGIVREEPRSVGGYELAVTGLELISMAEEYPISHKEHGVDFLMDRRHLWLRTPRQNAILRIRAEIEQAARDFFHQNDFTLVDSPIITPAACEGTTTLFELDYHGEKAYLSQSGQLYNEASAMAVGRMYCFGPTFRAEKSKTRRHLMEFWMIEAEAAFFDHEDNMKIQEELVYFIIQRVLERRRQDLEFLGRDISKLEAIKLPFPRISYTEAVELIRSKGEDFTWGQDFGAPHETIISESFAAPVFVHRFPAEIKAFYMKPDPADPRVVLGADLIAPEGYGEMIGGGQRIDDLRLLEQRIAEHKLPREAFEWYLDLRRYGSVPHSGFGLGLERTVAWICKLDHVRETIPYPRMLYRVYP; encoded by the coding sequence ATGCAAGGCGTTTTAATTAAACATTTGGGTAAACATGTTGGAGAGGAAGTTACCATTCAGGGATGGTTATACAACAAACGATCATCGGGGAAAATTCAATTTCTTATTGTGCGGGACGGTACCGGTCTTGTGCAGGGAGTTTTAGTTAAAAAGGAAGCACCGGAACTTTTTGATTTAGCAAAAACTATTACGCAAGAGTCCTCAATCAAAGTTAAAGGTATTGTAAGGGAAGAACCCCGGTCAGTGGGGGGCTATGAGCTGGCGGTAACCGGGTTAGAACTTATCAGTATGGCGGAGGAATATCCCATTTCGCACAAGGAGCATGGGGTAGACTTTTTAATGGACCGTCGCCACCTGTGGTTAAGAACACCCAGGCAAAACGCTATTTTAAGAATACGAGCAGAAATTGAACAGGCTGCCAGAGACTTCTTTCATCAAAACGACTTTACTTTGGTAGACAGCCCCATTATTACACCGGCGGCCTGTGAAGGGACTACAACCCTGTTTGAACTGGATTATCACGGCGAAAAGGCATACTTATCCCAGAGCGGGCAACTGTACAACGAAGCATCGGCCATGGCAGTGGGGCGGATGTACTGCTTTGGGCCTACTTTCCGTGCCGAAAAATCAAAAACCCGACGACACTTAATGGAGTTTTGGATGATAGAAGCGGAAGCAGCCTTTTTTGATCATGAAGATAACATGAAAATACAGGAAGAACTGGTATATTTTATTATCCAGCGGGTACTGGAACGCAGGCGGCAAGATTTAGAGTTTCTTGGACGGGATATCAGCAAACTGGAAGCCATTAAACTGCCTTTCCCCAGAATCAGTTATACCGAGGCGGTTGAACTGATTCGCAGCAAAGGGGAGGATTTTACCTGGGGGCAGGATTTTGGAGCGCCCCATGAAACCATTATTTCAGAGAGTTTTGCCGCACCGGTCTTTGTCCACCGGTTTCCTGCCGAAATTAAGGCCTTTTATATGAAACCAGACCCGGCCGACCCCCGGGTGGTACTGGGAGCTGATTTGATAGCGCCGGAGGGCTATGGCGAAATGATCGGGGGCGGCCAGCGTATTGATGACTTAAGGCTGCTGGAACAGAGAATTGCAGAACACAAGTTGCCCCGGGAAGCTTTTGAGTGGTACCTTGATTTGCGGCGCTACGGCAGTGTACCCCATTCGGGTTTTGGGCTGGGGTTAGAGCGAACGGTTGCCTGGATTTGCAAGCTGGATCACGTCAGAGAAACCATTCCCTATCCCAGAATGTTATATCGGGTATATCCATAG
- a CDS encoding acyl-CoA dehydratase activase: MIAAGIDVGSVSTKAVLLLDDEIHYLVRPTGWSPREAGWQTYQELLAAAGCRDSDVHCKVGTGYGRVSLGFVDKAVTEIHCHAKGAGHLVGCGGLVIDIGGQDSKAILINNNGKVLDFVMNDKCAAGTGRFLQVIAAALGVDVSELSELARGRQPLEINSMCTVFAESEVISLLAKGEDKKEIIAGLHRSVARRVWGMASRFAPVDKVIFTGGVAKNQDVRERLALEAGCEVIAPALGPLAGALGAALYAREMSAK, translated from the coding sequence ATGATTGCGGCCGGTATTGATGTAGGTTCAGTTTCTACCAAGGCTGTTCTTCTGCTTGATGACGAGATTCATTATTTGGTGCGCCCAACCGGCTGGAGCCCCCGGGAAGCCGGCTGGCAAACTTATCAAGAATTGCTGGCGGCTGCCGGTTGCCGGGACAGTGACGTACATTGTAAAGTGGGTACCGGTTATGGCAGGGTATCTTTAGGGTTTGTAGATAAAGCTGTTACAGAAATCCATTGTCACGCCAAGGGGGCCGGCCATCTGGTGGGCTGCGGCGGCCTGGTGATTGATATTGGCGGTCAGGACAGCAAAGCTATTCTCATTAATAATAACGGTAAGGTGCTGGATTTTGTCATGAATGACAAGTGTGCCGCCGGAACCGGACGATTTTTGCAGGTCATAGCGGCTGCCCTGGGTGTTGATGTAAGTGAACTGTCTGAGCTGGCCCGGGGCAGGCAACCCCTGGAGATTAACAGTATGTGTACGGTGTTTGCTGAATCGGAAGTAATCAGCCTGCTGGCTAAAGGCGAAGATAAGAAAGAAATAATTGCCGGCCTCCACCGCTCGGTGGCCAGGCGGGTATGGGGCATGGCCAGCCGTTTTGCGCCGGTTGATAAGGTAATTTTTACGGGCGGTGTGGCTAAAAATCAGGATGTCAGAGAAAGGTTGGCTCTGGAAGCAGGCTGTGAGGTCATAGCCCCGGCCTTAGGCCCGCTGGCAGGGGCCCTGGGAGCTGCCCTATATGCCAGAGAAATGTCAGCTAAATAA
- a CDS encoding double-cubane-cluster-containing anaerobic reductase: protein MRPQSMKVFDELRNLNVLTVQNAKQEGKKVVGCYCTYTPQELILAAGAYPVTLCGTRQEPVAAAERDLPRNLCPLIKSSYGFAITGKCPYFEAADVLVAETTCDGKKKMYELMGKIKPMHVMKLPHSPKSEAALAAWTKEMELLKEWLAEKFAVEITDEDIRKAIKLMNREREAMRRLHATTKVKPSPVSGVDLLVAVWTKGFNINKEDGIKLVEDLTAEIEDLAARGISPFTDKTPRILLTGCPVGFGSEKVVRLLEESGASVVAFENCSGYKALDRQVDENPAKDVMTALAEKYLNIPCSCMSPNQGRLDLIKKLAGEYQVDAVVDLTWQACHTYNVEAYVIRDYVQNQLQLPYLHLETDYSQSDVEQLRVRVQAFLELVQGE, encoded by the coding sequence ATGAGACCCCAAAGCATGAAGGTTTTTGATGAACTGCGTAATTTAAACGTACTTACGGTGCAAAATGCGAAACAAGAAGGGAAAAAAGTTGTGGGTTGTTACTGCACCTATACCCCGCAGGAACTTATTCTGGCAGCCGGAGCATACCCGGTAACCCTTTGCGGTACTCGCCAAGAACCTGTGGCGGCTGCTGAACGGGATTTGCCCCGTAACCTGTGTCCCTTAATTAAATCCAGTTACGGCTTTGCCATTACAGGCAAATGTCCTTATTTTGAGGCTGCTGATGTGTTGGTGGCAGAAACTACTTGCGACGGAAAGAAAAAAATGTATGAATTAATGGGAAAAATTAAACCAATGCATGTTATGAAGCTGCCCCACAGCCCAAAATCAGAAGCAGCACTGGCTGCCTGGACAAAAGAAATGGAGTTATTAAAAGAATGGTTGGCTGAAAAGTTTGCCGTGGAAATTACTGATGAAGATATCCGTAAAGCTATAAAACTGATGAACCGGGAAAGGGAAGCGATGCGGCGCTTACATGCCACCACTAAAGTGAAACCGTCTCCGGTCAGCGGTGTGGATTTGCTTGTTGCTGTTTGGACCAAGGGTTTCAACATTAACAAGGAGGATGGCATCAAACTGGTGGAAGATTTAACCGCCGAAATCGAAGATTTGGCTGCCCGGGGAATCAGTCCCTTTACCGACAAAACGCCCCGCATACTGCTAACCGGTTGCCCGGTTGGTTTTGGTTCAGAAAAAGTGGTGCGGTTGCTGGAGGAGAGCGGCGCTTCGGTGGTAGCCTTTGAGAACTGTTCCGGCTATAAAGCACTGGACAGGCAGGTGGACGAAAACCCGGCTAAAGACGTAATGACGGCACTGGCTGAAAAGTATCTTAACATTCCCTGTTCCTGCATGTCTCCTAACCAGGGCAGATTGGATTTAATTAAAAAACTAGCGGGCGAATATCAGGTGGATGCGGTGGTGGATTTAACCTGGCAGGCCTGTCATACTTATAACGTAGAGGCCTATGTGATTCGTGATTATGTACAAAACCAGCTGCAGTTACCTTACCTGCATTTAGAAACAGATTATTCCCAATCGGATGTTGAACAGCTGAGAGTGAGGGTTCAGGCATTCCTGGAACTGGTCCAGGGGGAATAA